One window of the Rhizorhabdus dicambivorans genome contains the following:
- a CDS encoding TetR/AcrR family transcriptional regulator produces MILAIATSSFLAKGYFATTMSSIATEIGGSKATLWTYFSSKGDLFSAVIDSLNIEYRAHIATLLERLDDPERTLHKFCISFLEII; encoded by the coding sequence ATGATATTGGCGATCGCTACCTCGTCGTTTTTGGCGAAGGGATATTTTGCCACAACCATGTCCAGTATTGCTACCGAAATCGGTGGATCGAAAGCAACTCTTTGGACTTATTTTTCTTCAAAAGGAGATCTATTCTCTGCAGTTATCGATAGTCTGAATATTGAATATCGCGCTCATATAGCTACTCTGCTAGAGCGGCTTGACGATCCAGAGCGTACACTTCACAAATTCTGTATCAGCTTTCTAGAAATAATCTGA
- a CDS encoding CoxG family protein produces the protein MPSVEHERIVAAPFSEVWPFVRDMDNWAPLVTGYQRHEKLSDTESIWHLKGELGGLTRVAEFKALVTEWDESGRVSFTLEGVNEPVVGNGNFIARELTSEHPALPPQPEALGLSRLLAWMPRYILGLLTGTRSSSPAAPQSGAAGETQLAFRLTVQATGMAGGVLNLLIAPMLKPVAEDLANAIADSIVPSASA, from the coding sequence ATGCCGTCGGTAGAACATGAGCGGATCGTCGCGGCGCCGTTTTCCGAAGTCTGGCCGTTCGTGCGCGACATGGACAATTGGGCGCCGCTGGTGACCGGTTATCAGCGGCACGAGAAGCTGAGCGATACGGAATCGATCTGGCATTTGAAGGGCGAACTGGGCGGCCTGACCCGCGTGGCCGAGTTCAAGGCGCTGGTCACCGAATGGGACGAAAGCGGGCGGGTGAGTTTCACGCTCGAGGGCGTCAACGAGCCGGTCGTCGGCAACGGCAATTTCATCGCGCGGGAATTGACGTCAGAGCACCCCGCTCTTCCCCCTCAGCCGGAAGCTCTCGGGCTGTCGCGGCTGCTCGCATGGATGCCGCGGTATATCCTTGGCCTGCTGACGGGCACGCGGTCCTCGTCACCCGCTGCGCCGCAGAGCGGCGCAGCGGGTGAGACACAACTGGCCTTTCGGCTGACCGTCCAAGCGACCGGCATGGCGGGCGGCGTGCTCAACCTGCTGATCGCGCCGATGCTCAAGCCCGTGGCGGAGGATCTCGCGAATGCGATTGCCGACAGCATTGTTCCCTCAGCAAGCGCATAG
- a CDS encoding FAD-dependent oxidoreductase: MQSWDEIVDVVVVGAGAAGVCAALSAQHHGAKVLVLERSAKLGGTSAVSGGGVWIPNNHHMGEIGSSDSREQALTYLHSLSLGGMDMELAEVFVDEAPGVLRFVEDETSLSFSAIRRPDYQPEKPGGTFGRSVTAELFPTAGLGDLRPHLRQAPCIPIPVCWEDIERGLDMLDPVVIGDRMAKGLVGLGMALMAGLIKGALDKGVVFRRNARARRLMIENDAVVGLEYESEGQTHRIGARRGVILASGGFEWSEGLVKDHVAGPIEAPLSPPFNEGDGLIMAMEVHAAIANTNEAVWMPSICIPGEEYEGRQLYRLTGSERSNPRSIMVNRAGQRFVNEAHNYNDVGRVMHNFDAMTFDYPNLPAWIIVDQSYMDSYPFATRFPGDPIPSWIETADSLRELAGKIGVDPDGLEAAVERYNAHVEQRCDPDFGRGSSRYDLAYGDQSREGALQTLGPIERGPFHACRVYSGVLSTKGGPKINAKSEVMNVRGGAIDGLYAAGNVSGGFTGMAYPGAGGNLGPGLVFGHIAGRNAAAVGNRF, encoded by the coding sequence ATGCAGAGTTGGGACGAGATCGTGGACGTGGTTGTGGTGGGCGCGGGCGCCGCAGGCGTTTGCGCTGCGCTCAGCGCGCAACATCATGGCGCAAAGGTGCTCGTGCTGGAGCGCAGCGCCAAACTGGGAGGGACAAGTGCCGTTTCGGGCGGCGGCGTCTGGATTCCCAACAATCATCATATGGGCGAGATCGGCTCGAGCGATTCCCGTGAGCAGGCGCTGACCTATCTGCACAGCCTTTCGCTGGGCGGAATGGACATGGAGCTGGCCGAGGTATTCGTCGACGAAGCCCCTGGCGTGCTTCGCTTCGTCGAAGATGAGACTTCGCTTTCCTTCTCCGCCATCCGCAGGCCGGATTATCAGCCGGAAAAGCCCGGCGGCACCTTCGGCCGGTCGGTCACGGCGGAATTGTTTCCGACGGCGGGGCTGGGCGATCTGCGCCCCCATCTTCGACAAGCCCCTTGCATTCCGATTCCGGTGTGCTGGGAGGACATCGAGCGTGGTCTGGATATGCTGGACCCTGTGGTGATCGGGGATCGGATGGCGAAGGGTCTTGTCGGTCTCGGGATGGCGCTGATGGCGGGTCTGATCAAGGGCGCGCTGGACAAAGGGGTGGTGTTTCGGCGGAACGCGCGTGCGCGCCGGTTGATGATCGAGAACGATGCGGTGGTAGGCCTCGAATATGAAAGCGAAGGGCAGACGCACAGAATCGGCGCGCGGCGCGGCGTAATCCTGGCGAGCGGTGGGTTCGAGTGGAGCGAGGGGCTGGTGAAGGACCATGTTGCAGGCCCGATAGAGGCTCCGCTGAGCCCGCCGTTCAACGAGGGGGACGGCCTGATCATGGCAATGGAGGTGCATGCGGCGATTGCGAACACGAACGAGGCCGTTTGGATGCCGTCAATCTGTATTCCAGGCGAGGAATATGAAGGTCGACAGCTTTATCGGCTGACAGGGAGCGAACGTTCCAATCCGCGGTCGATTATGGTGAACCGCGCGGGCCAACGCTTCGTCAACGAGGCGCATAATTACAATGATGTCGGCCGGGTCATGCACAATTTCGATGCGATGACATTCGATTATCCGAATCTGCCAGCGTGGATCATCGTTGATCAGAGCTACATGGATAGCTATCCTTTTGCCACGCGCTTTCCCGGCGATCCGATCCCTAGCTGGATTGAAACGGCAGACAGCTTGCGCGAGCTTGCAGGCAAGATCGGCGTCGATCCTGACGGCCTGGAGGCCGCGGTGGAGCGGTATAATGCGCATGTCGAGCAGCGCTGTGATCCTGATTTCGGACGCGGCAGCAGTCGCTATGATCTGGCCTATGGCGACCAGTCGCGCGAGGGCGCGCTGCAGACGCTGGGGCCGATCGAGCGAGGCCCGTTCCATGCCTGCCGGGTCTATTCGGGTGTGCTCAGCACGAAGGGCGGGCCCAAGATCAACGCGAAGTCCGAGGTGATGAACGTGCGGGGAGGCGCGATCGACGGTCTCTACGCCGCCGGCAATGTCAGCGGCGGTTTCACCGGCATGGCCTATCCGGGCGCCGGCGGAAATCTGGGGCCAGGGCTGGTATTCGGACATATCGCAGGCCGCAATGCGGCGGCCGTCGGCAACAGGTTCTGA
- a CDS encoding cytochrome P450 has translation MAQRPDDDAMATPESRGEDPLAMQDLQGIYDLYGQLRGCPIRHSNAQGGFHWLTRYKDVRDAALDFRHFSSALKGVRLPAHLDTGRLPAIEMDPPEHGFWRSLYMEAITPARLKAVAPRLEAIADSVIDRFAAKGECDLVKEFARPLPVLGLCETIGMTGVSVERIHELADRFTTTSGADQGAVMQQIGATVIDEINARRAQPLDDYLTRIAHVEIEGRPMSDGDIATFMTGFFVAGHETTTSALGTLLLHALPSADLRARMLADDKVMTAAIEEAVRLSSPFQAFHRTTVEPVDFGDVTIAADQTVRLCYGSANRDPEIFDKPEAFNPDRPFNTHLGFGFGRHVCLGAPLARLEIKTAFRRLLDRLPDIQLVEPRPDYIVQLGTLITPKSCRVSFSPKA, from the coding sequence ATGGCGCAGCGACCAGATGACGACGCGATGGCGACGCCGGAAAGCCGAGGCGAGGATCCGCTGGCCATGCAGGACCTGCAGGGCATCTACGATCTGTACGGCCAGCTTCGGGGCTGCCCGATTCGGCATAGCAACGCGCAGGGCGGTTTCCACTGGCTGACGCGCTACAAGGATGTCCGCGACGCGGCGCTGGACTTCCGGCATTTCTCTTCGGCGCTCAAGGGTGTGCGGTTGCCGGCGCATCTCGACACGGGCCGGCTTCCGGCCATCGAGATGGACCCGCCCGAGCATGGCTTCTGGCGCAGCCTGTACATGGAGGCGATAACCCCGGCCCGGCTCAAGGCGGTGGCGCCCCGGCTGGAGGCGATTGCCGACAGCGTGATCGATCGTTTCGCTGCCAAGGGCGAATGCGATCTGGTCAAGGAGTTCGCCAGGCCGCTGCCCGTGCTGGGCCTGTGCGAGACGATCGGCATGACCGGCGTGTCGGTCGAGCGCATCCACGAGCTGGCCGATCGCTTCACCACAACCTCGGGCGCCGATCAGGGCGCGGTCATGCAGCAGATCGGCGCGACCGTCATCGACGAGATCAATGCGCGGCGGGCGCAGCCGCTTGACGACTATCTGACCCGGATCGCGCATGTCGAGATCGAGGGGCGGCCGATGAGCGACGGCGACATCGCGACCTTCATGACCGGCTTCTTCGTCGCCGGTCACGAGACGACCACCTCGGCCCTGGGGACCCTGCTGCTCCATGCGCTGCCCTCGGCCGATCTCAGGGCGCGCATGCTGGCTGACGACAAGGTCATGACCGCGGCGATCGAGGAGGCCGTGCGCCTCTCCTCGCCCTTCCAGGCCTTCCATCGCACCACCGTCGAGCCGGTCGACTTCGGCGACGTCACCATCGCCGCCGACCAGACCGTCCGGCTCTGCTACGGCTCCGCCAACCGCGATCCCGAGATATTCGACAAGCCGGAGGCGTTCAATCCCGATCGCCCCTTCAACACCCATCTCGGCTTCGGCTTCGGACGCCATGTCTGCCTCGGCGCGCCGCTCGCCCGCCTCGAGATCAAGACTGCCTTCAGGCGGCTCCTCGACCGCCTCCCCGACATCCAACTCGTCGAGCCCAGGCCGGACTACATCGTCCAGCTCGGAACACTCATCACTCCCAAATCCTGTCGCGTCTCATTCTCACCAAAAGCGTGA